From the Kogia breviceps isolate mKogBre1 chromosome 15, mKogBre1 haplotype 1, whole genome shotgun sequence genome, one window contains:
- the MBD1 gene encoding methyl-CpG-binding domain protein 1 isoform X36, translating into MAEDWLDCPALGPGWKRREVFRKSGATCGRSDTYYQSPTGDRIRSKVELTRYLGPACDLTLFDFKQGILCYPAPKAHSLAIPSRKRKKPSRPAKAQKRQVGLPKSEVRKEAPRDETKTDADTVPASLPAPGCCENCGISFSGDGTRRQRLKTLCKDCRAQRIAFNREQRMFKRVGCGECAACQVTEDCGACSTCLLQLPHDVASGLFCKCERRRCLRIVERSRGCGVCRGCQTREDCGRCRVCLRPPRPGLRRQWRCVQRRCLRHLAHRLRRHHQRCQRRPPLAVAPPAGKHGRRRGGCDSKVAPRRRPPRTQPPPVLPPSQPPESPELHPRALAPSPPAEFIYYCVDEDELPYTNRRQNRKCGACAACLRRMDCGHCDFCCDKPKFGGSNQKRQKCRWRQCLQFAMKRLLPSVWAGSEDGAGPPAPYPRRKRPGSARRPRLGQTPKPPLATPMAQPDRAQTPVKQEAGSGFVLPPPGTDLVFLREGASSPVQVPGPAPASTASLLQAADPGLPPVKQEPPDPEEDKEEENKDDSTSDLAPEEEAGGAGTPVITEIFSLGGTRLRDTAVWLPRSKDLKKPGARKQ; encoded by the exons ATGGCTGAGGACTGGCTGGACTGCCCggccctgggccctggctggAAGCGCCGTGAGGTCTTTCGCAAGTCAGGTGCCACATGTGGACGCTCAGACACCTATTACCAGAG ccccacaggaGACAGGATCCGAAGCAAAGTTGAACTGACCCGATACCTGGGCCCTGCGTGCGATCTCACCCTCTTCGACTTCAAACAAGGCATCCTGTGCTATCCAGCTCCCAAG GCCCATTCCTTGGCCATCCCCAGCAGGAAGCGGAAGAAGCCTTCGAGGCCAGCCAAGGCTCAGAAACGTCAGGTTGGACTTCCGAAGAGTGAAGTCAGGAAGGAGGCCCCAAGGGATGAAACCAAGACTGATGCGGACACAGTCCCAGCCTCACTTCCTGCGCCTGG GTGCTGTGAGAACTGTGGAATCAGCTTTTCAGGGGATGGAACCCGACGGCAGCGTCTCAAGACTCTGTGCAAGGACTGCCGAG cACAGAGAATTGCTTTCAACCGGGAGCAGAGGATGTTTAAG CGTGTGGGCTGCGGGGAGTGTGCGGCCTGCCAGGTAACAGAAGACTGTGGGGCCTGCTCCACCTGCCTTCTGCAGTTGCCCCATGATGTGGCCTCGGGGCTGTTCTGCAAGTGTGAGCGAAGACGGTGCCTCCGGATTGTGGAAAGG AGCCGAGGGTGTGGAGTGTGCCGGGGCTGTCAGACCCGAGAGGACTGTGGCCGTTGTCGAGTCTGCCTTCGCCCTCCCCGCCCTGGTCTCAGGCGCCAGTGGAGGTGCGTCCAGCGGCGTTGCCTGCGG CACCTTGCACACCGCCTCCGCCGCCACCATCAGCGATGTCAACGACGCCCTCCCCTAGCTGTGGCTCCCCCTGCT GGTAAACACGGCCGCCGCAGGGGAGGCTGTGACTCCAAGGTGGCTCCCCGGCGGCGCCCTCCCCGAACCCAGCCCCCGCCTGTACTTCCGCCCTCGCAGCCTCCAGAGTCTCCAGAGCTG CACCCCAGAGCCCTGGCCCCCTCGCCACCTGCTGAATTCATCTATTACTGTGTAGACGAGGACGAGCTA CCTTACACGAACCGTCGGCAGAACCGCAAGTGTggggcctgtgcagcctgccTGCGGCGGATGGACTGTGGCCACTGCGACTTCTGCTGTGATAAGCCCAAATTCGGGGGCAGCAACCAGAAGCGCCAGAAGTGTCGTTGGCGCCAGTGCCTGCAGTTTGCTATG AAGCGGCTGCTGCCAAGTGTCTGGGCAGGGTCCGAGGATGGCGCCGGGCCACCCGCACCTTACCCGCGTCGAAAGAGGCCTGGCTCTGCTCGAAGGCCCCGTCTGGGTCAGACCCCGAAGCCTCCCTTGGCCACGCCCATGGCCCAGCCAGACCGTGCCCAGACTCCAGTGAAGCAGGAAGCAGGCAGTGGCTTTGTGCTGCCCCCACCTGGCACCGACCTCGTGTTCTTACGGGAGGGTGCAAGCAGTCCCGTGCAGGTGCCTGGCCCAGCTCCAGCCTCCACAGCATCTCTGTTACAG GCAGCAGACCCAGGCCTGCCACCTGTGAAGCAAGAGCCACCTGACCCTGAGGAGGACAAGGAGGAGGAGAACAAGGATGACTCCACCTCTGACTTGGCCCcagaggaggaggcaggaggggctggCACGCCCGTG ATCACGGAGATTTTCAGCCTGGGTGGAACCCGCCTCCGGGACACAGCAGTCTGGTTGCCAAG GTCCAAGGACCTTAAAAAACCTGGAGCTAGAAAGCAGTAG
- the MBD1 gene encoding methyl-CpG-binding domain protein 1 isoform X17 — protein sequence MAEDWLDCPALGPGWKRREVFRKSGATCGRSDTYYQSPTGDRIRSKVELTRYLGPACDLTLFDFKQGILCYPAPKAHSLAIPSRKRKKPSRPAKAQKRQVGLPKSEVRKEAPRDETKTDADTVPASLPAPGCCENCGISFSGDGTRRQRLKTLCKDCRAQRIAFNREQRMFKRVGCGECAACQVTEDCGACSTCLLQLPHDVASGLFCKCERRRCLRIVERSRGCGVCRGCQTREDCGRCRVCLRPPRPGLRRQWRCVQRRCLRHLAHRLRRHHQRCQRRPPLAVAPPAGKHGRRRGGCDSKVAPRRRPPRTQPPPVLPPSQPPESPELHPRALAPSPPAEFIYYCVDEDELPYTNRRQNRKCGACAACLRRMDCGHCDFCCDKPKFGGSNQKRQKCRWRQCLQFAMKRLLPSVWAGSEDGAGPPAPYPRRKRPGSARRPRLGQTPKPPLATPMAQPDRAQTPVKQEAGSGFVLPPPGTDLVFLREGASSPVQVPGPAPASTASLLQAADPGLPPVKQEPPDPEEDKEEENKDDSTSDLAPEEEAGGAGTPVITEIFSLGGTRLRDTAVWLPSLQGRQSGREDGCKEWETEETLAPTSTSWKPRGWPRTHVSLSPPPTSVMWVSCRRSWCPSSQS from the exons ATGGCTGAGGACTGGCTGGACTGCCCggccctgggccctggctggAAGCGCCGTGAGGTCTTTCGCAAGTCAGGTGCCACATGTGGACGCTCAGACACCTATTACCAGAG ccccacaggaGACAGGATCCGAAGCAAAGTTGAACTGACCCGATACCTGGGCCCTGCGTGCGATCTCACCCTCTTCGACTTCAAACAAGGCATCCTGTGCTATCCAGCTCCCAAG GCCCATTCCTTGGCCATCCCCAGCAGGAAGCGGAAGAAGCCTTCGAGGCCAGCCAAGGCTCAGAAACGTCAGGTTGGACTTCCGAAGAGTGAAGTCAGGAAGGAGGCCCCAAGGGATGAAACCAAGACTGATGCGGACACAGTCCCAGCCTCACTTCCTGCGCCTGG GTGCTGTGAGAACTGTGGAATCAGCTTTTCAGGGGATGGAACCCGACGGCAGCGTCTCAAGACTCTGTGCAAGGACTGCCGAG cACAGAGAATTGCTTTCAACCGGGAGCAGAGGATGTTTAAG CGTGTGGGCTGCGGGGAGTGTGCGGCCTGCCAGGTAACAGAAGACTGTGGGGCCTGCTCCACCTGCCTTCTGCAGTTGCCCCATGATGTGGCCTCGGGGCTGTTCTGCAAGTGTGAGCGAAGACGGTGCCTCCGGATTGTGGAAAGG AGCCGAGGGTGTGGAGTGTGCCGGGGCTGTCAGACCCGAGAGGACTGTGGCCGTTGTCGAGTCTGCCTTCGCCCTCCCCGCCCTGGTCTCAGGCGCCAGTGGAGGTGCGTCCAGCGGCGTTGCCTGCGG CACCTTGCACACCGCCTCCGCCGCCACCATCAGCGATGTCAACGACGCCCTCCCCTAGCTGTGGCTCCCCCTGCT GGTAAACACGGCCGCCGCAGGGGAGGCTGTGACTCCAAGGTGGCTCCCCGGCGGCGCCCTCCCCGAACCCAGCCCCCGCCTGTACTTCCGCCCTCGCAGCCTCCAGAGTCTCCAGAGCTG CACCCCAGAGCCCTGGCCCCCTCGCCACCTGCTGAATTCATCTATTACTGTGTAGACGAGGACGAGCTA CCTTACACGAACCGTCGGCAGAACCGCAAGTGTggggcctgtgcagcctgccTGCGGCGGATGGACTGTGGCCACTGCGACTTCTGCTGTGATAAGCCCAAATTCGGGGGCAGCAACCAGAAGCGCCAGAAGTGTCGTTGGCGCCAGTGCCTGCAGTTTGCTATG AAGCGGCTGCTGCCAAGTGTCTGGGCAGGGTCCGAGGATGGCGCCGGGCCACCCGCACCTTACCCGCGTCGAAAGAGGCCTGGCTCTGCTCGAAGGCCCCGTCTGGGTCAGACCCCGAAGCCTCCCTTGGCCACGCCCATGGCCCAGCCAGACCGTGCCCAGACTCCAGTGAAGCAGGAAGCAGGCAGTGGCTTTGTGCTGCCCCCACCTGGCACCGACCTCGTGTTCTTACGGGAGGGTGCAAGCAGTCCCGTGCAGGTGCCTGGCCCAGCTCCAGCCTCCACAGCATCTCTGTTACAG GCAGCAGACCCAGGCCTGCCACCTGTGAAGCAAGAGCCACCTGACCCTGAGGAGGACAAGGAGGAGGAGAACAAGGATGACTCCACCTCTGACTTGGCCCcagaggaggaggcaggaggggctggCACGCCCGTG ATCACGGAGATTTTCAGCCTGGGTGGAACCCGCCTCCGGGACACAGCAGTCTGGTTGCCAAG TCTGCAGGGCAGGCAGTCGGGAAGGGAAGATGGATGTAAAGAGTGGGAGACCGAGGAGACACTGGCGCCCACGAGCACGAGCTGGAAACCACGCGGATGGCCCAGGACCCATGTCAGCCTCTCACCACCTCCAACTTCGGTGATGTGGGTTTCCTGCAGAAGAAGCTGGTGCCCTTCATCACAGAGTTAA
- the MBD1 gene encoding methyl-CpG-binding domain protein 1 isoform X34 produces MAEDWLDCPALGPGWKRREVFRKSGATCGRSDTYYQSPTGDRIRSKVELTRYLGPACDLTLFDFKQGILCYPAPKAHSLAIPSRKRKKPSRPAKAQKRQVGLPKSEVRKEAPRDETKTDADTVPASLPAPGCCENCGISFSGDGTRRQRLKTLCKDCRAQRIAFNREQRMFKRVGCGECAACQVTEDCGACSTCLLQLPHDVASGLFCKCERRRCLRIVERSRGCGVCRGCQTREDCGRCRVCLRPPRPGLRRQWRCVQRRCLRGKHGRRRGGCDSKVAPRRRPPRTQPPPVLPPSQPPESPELQPYTNRRQNRKCGACAACLRRMDCGHCDFCCDKPKFGGSNQKRQKCRWRQCLQFAMKRLLPSVWAGSEDGAGPPAPYPRRKRPGSARRPRLGQTPKPPLATPMAQPDRAQTPVKQEAGSGFVLPPPGTDLVFLREGASSPVQVPGPAPASTASLLQAADPGLPPVKQEPPDPEEDKEEENKDDSTSDLAPEEEAGGAGTPVITEIFSLGGTRLRDTAVWLPSLQGRQSGREDGCKEWETEETLAPTSTSWKPRGWPRTHVSLSPPPTSVMWVSCRRSWCPSSQS; encoded by the exons ATGGCTGAGGACTGGCTGGACTGCCCggccctgggccctggctggAAGCGCCGTGAGGTCTTTCGCAAGTCAGGTGCCACATGTGGACGCTCAGACACCTATTACCAGAG ccccacaggaGACAGGATCCGAAGCAAAGTTGAACTGACCCGATACCTGGGCCCTGCGTGCGATCTCACCCTCTTCGACTTCAAACAAGGCATCCTGTGCTATCCAGCTCCCAAG GCCCATTCCTTGGCCATCCCCAGCAGGAAGCGGAAGAAGCCTTCGAGGCCAGCCAAGGCTCAGAAACGTCAGGTTGGACTTCCGAAGAGTGAAGTCAGGAAGGAGGCCCCAAGGGATGAAACCAAGACTGATGCGGACACAGTCCCAGCCTCACTTCCTGCGCCTGG GTGCTGTGAGAACTGTGGAATCAGCTTTTCAGGGGATGGAACCCGACGGCAGCGTCTCAAGACTCTGTGCAAGGACTGCCGAG cACAGAGAATTGCTTTCAACCGGGAGCAGAGGATGTTTAAG CGTGTGGGCTGCGGGGAGTGTGCGGCCTGCCAGGTAACAGAAGACTGTGGGGCCTGCTCCACCTGCCTTCTGCAGTTGCCCCATGATGTGGCCTCGGGGCTGTTCTGCAAGTGTGAGCGAAGACGGTGCCTCCGGATTGTGGAAAGG AGCCGAGGGTGTGGAGTGTGCCGGGGCTGTCAGACCCGAGAGGACTGTGGCCGTTGTCGAGTCTGCCTTCGCCCTCCCCGCCCTGGTCTCAGGCGCCAGTGGAGGTGCGTCCAGCGGCGTTGCCTGCGG GGTAAACACGGCCGCCGCAGGGGAGGCTGTGACTCCAAGGTGGCTCCCCGGCGGCGCCCTCCCCGAACCCAGCCCCCGCCTGTACTTCCGCCCTCGCAGCCTCCAGAGTCTCCAGAGCTG CAGCCTTACACGAACCGTCGGCAGAACCGCAAGTGTggggcctgtgcagcctgccTGCGGCGGATGGACTGTGGCCACTGCGACTTCTGCTGTGATAAGCCCAAATTCGGGGGCAGCAACCAGAAGCGCCAGAAGTGTCGTTGGCGCCAGTGCCTGCAGTTTGCTATG AAGCGGCTGCTGCCAAGTGTCTGGGCAGGGTCCGAGGATGGCGCCGGGCCACCCGCACCTTACCCGCGTCGAAAGAGGCCTGGCTCTGCTCGAAGGCCCCGTCTGGGTCAGACCCCGAAGCCTCCCTTGGCCACGCCCATGGCCCAGCCAGACCGTGCCCAGACTCCAGTGAAGCAGGAAGCAGGCAGTGGCTTTGTGCTGCCCCCACCTGGCACCGACCTCGTGTTCTTACGGGAGGGTGCAAGCAGTCCCGTGCAGGTGCCTGGCCCAGCTCCAGCCTCCACAGCATCTCTGTTACAG GCAGCAGACCCAGGCCTGCCACCTGTGAAGCAAGAGCCACCTGACCCTGAGGAGGACAAGGAGGAGGAGAACAAGGATGACTCCACCTCTGACTTGGCCCcagaggaggaggcaggaggggctggCACGCCCGTG ATCACGGAGATTTTCAGCCTGGGTGGAACCCGCCTCCGGGACACAGCAGTCTGGTTGCCAAG TCTGCAGGGCAGGCAGTCGGGAAGGGAAGATGGATGTAAAGAGTGGGAGACCGAGGAGACACTGGCGCCCACGAGCACGAGCTGGAAACCACGCGGATGGCCCAGGACCCATGTCAGCCTCTCACCACCTCCAACTTCGGTGATGTGGGTTTCCTGCAGAAGAAGCTGGTGCCCTTCATCACAGAGTTAA
- the MBD1 gene encoding methyl-CpG-binding domain protein 1 isoform X37: protein MAEDWLDCPALGPGWKRREVFRKSGATCGRSDTYYQSPTGDRIRSKVELTRYLGPACDLTLFDFKQGILCYPAPKAHSLAIPSRKRKKPSRPAKAQKRQVGLPKSEVRKEAPRDETKTDADTVPASLPAPGCCENCGISFSGDGTRRQRLKTLCKDCRAQRIAFNREQRMFKRVGCGECAACQVTEDCGACSTCLLQLPHDVASGLFCKCERRRCLRIVERSRGCGVCRGCQTREDCGRCRVCLRPPRPGLRRQWRCVQRRCLRGKHGRRRGGCDSKVAPRRRPPRTQPPPVLPPSQPPESPELQPYTNRRQNRKCGACAACLRRMDCGHCDFCCDKPKFGGSNQKRQKCRWRQCLQFAMKRLLPSVWAGSEDGAGPPAPYPRRKRPGSARRPRLGQTPKPPLATPMAQPDRAQTPVKQEAGSGFVLPPPGTDLVFLREGASSPVQVPGPAPASTASLLQAADPGLPPVKQEPPDPEEDKEEENKDDSTSDLAPEEEAGGAGTPVITEIFSLGGTRLRDTAVWLPRAGSREGKMDVKSGRPRRHWRPRARAGNHADGPGPMSASHHLQLR from the exons ATGGCTGAGGACTGGCTGGACTGCCCggccctgggccctggctggAAGCGCCGTGAGGTCTTTCGCAAGTCAGGTGCCACATGTGGACGCTCAGACACCTATTACCAGAG ccccacaggaGACAGGATCCGAAGCAAAGTTGAACTGACCCGATACCTGGGCCCTGCGTGCGATCTCACCCTCTTCGACTTCAAACAAGGCATCCTGTGCTATCCAGCTCCCAAG GCCCATTCCTTGGCCATCCCCAGCAGGAAGCGGAAGAAGCCTTCGAGGCCAGCCAAGGCTCAGAAACGTCAGGTTGGACTTCCGAAGAGTGAAGTCAGGAAGGAGGCCCCAAGGGATGAAACCAAGACTGATGCGGACACAGTCCCAGCCTCACTTCCTGCGCCTGG GTGCTGTGAGAACTGTGGAATCAGCTTTTCAGGGGATGGAACCCGACGGCAGCGTCTCAAGACTCTGTGCAAGGACTGCCGAG cACAGAGAATTGCTTTCAACCGGGAGCAGAGGATGTTTAAG CGTGTGGGCTGCGGGGAGTGTGCGGCCTGCCAGGTAACAGAAGACTGTGGGGCCTGCTCCACCTGCCTTCTGCAGTTGCCCCATGATGTGGCCTCGGGGCTGTTCTGCAAGTGTGAGCGAAGACGGTGCCTCCGGATTGTGGAAAGG AGCCGAGGGTGTGGAGTGTGCCGGGGCTGTCAGACCCGAGAGGACTGTGGCCGTTGTCGAGTCTGCCTTCGCCCTCCCCGCCCTGGTCTCAGGCGCCAGTGGAGGTGCGTCCAGCGGCGTTGCCTGCGG GGTAAACACGGCCGCCGCAGGGGAGGCTGTGACTCCAAGGTGGCTCCCCGGCGGCGCCCTCCCCGAACCCAGCCCCCGCCTGTACTTCCGCCCTCGCAGCCTCCAGAGTCTCCAGAGCTG CAGCCTTACACGAACCGTCGGCAGAACCGCAAGTGTggggcctgtgcagcctgccTGCGGCGGATGGACTGTGGCCACTGCGACTTCTGCTGTGATAAGCCCAAATTCGGGGGCAGCAACCAGAAGCGCCAGAAGTGTCGTTGGCGCCAGTGCCTGCAGTTTGCTATG AAGCGGCTGCTGCCAAGTGTCTGGGCAGGGTCCGAGGATGGCGCCGGGCCACCCGCACCTTACCCGCGTCGAAAGAGGCCTGGCTCTGCTCGAAGGCCCCGTCTGGGTCAGACCCCGAAGCCTCCCTTGGCCACGCCCATGGCCCAGCCAGACCGTGCCCAGACTCCAGTGAAGCAGGAAGCAGGCAGTGGCTTTGTGCTGCCCCCACCTGGCACCGACCTCGTGTTCTTACGGGAGGGTGCAAGCAGTCCCGTGCAGGTGCCTGGCCCAGCTCCAGCCTCCACAGCATCTCTGTTACAG GCAGCAGACCCAGGCCTGCCACCTGTGAAGCAAGAGCCACCTGACCCTGAGGAGGACAAGGAGGAGGAGAACAAGGATGACTCCACCTCTGACTTGGCCCcagaggaggaggcaggaggggctggCACGCCCGTG ATCACGGAGATTTTCAGCCTGGGTGGAACCCGCCTCCGGGACACAGCAGTCTGGTTGCCAAG GGCAGGCAGTCGGGAAGGGAAGATGGATGTAAAGAGTGGGAGACCGAGGAGACACTGGCGCCCACGAGCACGAGCTGGAAACCACGCGGATGGCCCAGGACCCATGTCAGCCTCTCACCACCTCCAACTTCGGTGA
- the MBD1 gene encoding methyl-CpG-binding domain protein 1 isoform X19 has translation MAEDWLDCPALGPGWKRREVFRKSGATCGRSDTYYQSPTGDRIRSKVELTRYLGPACDLTLFDFKQGILCYPAPKAHSLAIPSRKRKKPSRPAKAQKRQVGLPKSEVRKEAPRDETKTDADTVPASLPAPGCCENCGISFSGDGTRRQRLKTLCKDCRAQRIAFNREQRMFKRVGCGECAACQVTEDCGACSTCLLQLPHDVASGLFCKCERRRCLRIVERSRGCGVCRGCQTREDCGRCRVCLRPPRPGLRRQWRCVQRRCLRGKHGRRRGGCDSKVAPRRRPPRTQPPPVLPPSQPPESPELPYTNRRQNRKCGACAACLRRMDCGHCDFCCDKPKFGGSNQKRQKCRWRQCLQFAMKRLLPSVWAGSEDGAGPPAPYPRRKRPGSARRPRLGQTPKPPLATPMAQPDRAQTPVKQEAGSGFVLPPPGTDLVFLREGASSPVQVPGPAPASTASLLQEAQCPGLSWVVALPQVKQEKADAQEDWTPGTAILTSPVLLPGCPSKAADPGLPPVKQEPPDPEEDKEEENKDDSTSDLAPEEEAGGAGTPVITEIFSLGGTRLRDTAVWLPSLQGRQSGREDGCKEWETEETLAPTSTSWKPRGWPRTHVSLSPPPTSVMWVSCRRSWCPSSQS, from the exons ATGGCTGAGGACTGGCTGGACTGCCCggccctgggccctggctggAAGCGCCGTGAGGTCTTTCGCAAGTCAGGTGCCACATGTGGACGCTCAGACACCTATTACCAGAG ccccacaggaGACAGGATCCGAAGCAAAGTTGAACTGACCCGATACCTGGGCCCTGCGTGCGATCTCACCCTCTTCGACTTCAAACAAGGCATCCTGTGCTATCCAGCTCCCAAG GCCCATTCCTTGGCCATCCCCAGCAGGAAGCGGAAGAAGCCTTCGAGGCCAGCCAAGGCTCAGAAACGTCAGGTTGGACTTCCGAAGAGTGAAGTCAGGAAGGAGGCCCCAAGGGATGAAACCAAGACTGATGCGGACACAGTCCCAGCCTCACTTCCTGCGCCTGG GTGCTGTGAGAACTGTGGAATCAGCTTTTCAGGGGATGGAACCCGACGGCAGCGTCTCAAGACTCTGTGCAAGGACTGCCGAG cACAGAGAATTGCTTTCAACCGGGAGCAGAGGATGTTTAAG CGTGTGGGCTGCGGGGAGTGTGCGGCCTGCCAGGTAACAGAAGACTGTGGGGCCTGCTCCACCTGCCTTCTGCAGTTGCCCCATGATGTGGCCTCGGGGCTGTTCTGCAAGTGTGAGCGAAGACGGTGCCTCCGGATTGTGGAAAGG AGCCGAGGGTGTGGAGTGTGCCGGGGCTGTCAGACCCGAGAGGACTGTGGCCGTTGTCGAGTCTGCCTTCGCCCTCCCCGCCCTGGTCTCAGGCGCCAGTGGAGGTGCGTCCAGCGGCGTTGCCTGCGG GGTAAACACGGCCGCCGCAGGGGAGGCTGTGACTCCAAGGTGGCTCCCCGGCGGCGCCCTCCCCGAACCCAGCCCCCGCCTGTACTTCCGCCCTCGCAGCCTCCAGAGTCTCCAGAGCTG CCTTACACGAACCGTCGGCAGAACCGCAAGTGTggggcctgtgcagcctgccTGCGGCGGATGGACTGTGGCCACTGCGACTTCTGCTGTGATAAGCCCAAATTCGGGGGCAGCAACCAGAAGCGCCAGAAGTGTCGTTGGCGCCAGTGCCTGCAGTTTGCTATG AAGCGGCTGCTGCCAAGTGTCTGGGCAGGGTCCGAGGATGGCGCCGGGCCACCCGCACCTTACCCGCGTCGAAAGAGGCCTGGCTCTGCTCGAAGGCCCCGTCTGGGTCAGACCCCGAAGCCTCCCTTGGCCACGCCCATGGCCCAGCCAGACCGTGCCCAGACTCCAGTGAAGCAGGAAGCAGGCAGTGGCTTTGTGCTGCCCCCACCTGGCACCGACCTCGTGTTCTTACGGGAGGGTGCAAGCAGTCCCGTGCAGGTGCCTGGCCCAGCTCCAGCCTCCACAGCATCTCTGTTACAG GAGGCCCAGTGCCCTGGCCTGAGTTGGGTCGTGGCCTTACCCCAGGTGAAGCAAGAGAAGGCGGATGCCCAGGAAGACTGGACACCGGGCACAGCCATCCTGACTTCTCCTGTATTGCTGCCTGGCTGCCCCAGCAAG GCAGCAGACCCAGGCCTGCCACCTGTGAAGCAAGAGCCACCTGACCCTGAGGAGGACAAGGAGGAGGAGAACAAGGATGACTCCACCTCTGACTTGGCCCcagaggaggaggcaggaggggctggCACGCCCGTG ATCACGGAGATTTTCAGCCTGGGTGGAACCCGCCTCCGGGACACAGCAGTCTGGTTGCCAAG TCTGCAGGGCAGGCAGTCGGGAAGGGAAGATGGATGTAAAGAGTGGGAGACCGAGGAGACACTGGCGCCCACGAGCACGAGCTGGAAACCACGCGGATGGCCCAGGACCCATGTCAGCCTCTCACCACCTCCAACTTCGGTGATGTGGGTTTCCTGCAGAAGAAGCTGGTGCCCTTCATCACAGAGTTAA